Genomic window (Mesotoga sp. Brook.08.105.5.1):
ATATCTGCCGGTGTTCGTTAAGGGAGGGAATCTCTCGCTCGGAGACGTCCACGCAAGGATGGGAGACGGAGAAGTCGGAGGAAGCGGAATTGAGATAAGGGCTCTTGTAAGGCTTACCGTGGATATGGACAAAATGCCCGTAGAAAGCCCCACTGTTGAGAACGACGAAGCCTTTTATCTTCTGTTCAGCGCAAAGTCGCTGGAAGAAGCGAGCCACGGAGCGGTTAAGAGAGCAGTTGAGTTCATAGCCGACTGGAAGTCGATTCCCGAAGAGAAGGCCTACATGCTTGCGAGTATCGCCTGCGATCTGATGATTAGCCAGGTGGTGAATCCTCTGGTAACCGTAAGGGTGAGAGTCCCAAAAGTGATTCTCTAGTGATTACTCTGAACAGATTTGTGCTCTCTTTCAGAAAGCTTTTACCCTTTCTGGGAATCGCATTATTCAGTGTTTCGGTATTCGTTCTTGTCAGCGAGTTGAGACGATACACACTAAGCGACATCTTCGCAAAGGTCGGGGAAATTCCCGCTTCAAGGTTCGTTTTGGCGATCTTCCTGACCTTTCTTACTTATCTCAACCTCACCTTTTACGACCTGATCGCCTCCAGAAGAGCAGGCGCAAAATTGAAGCTCAGCTCGACGGCTCTTGCCTCGTTCGTTGGATACACTTTCAGCAAGAATATCGGTTTCACGTTTCTTTCGGGCACAAGCGTCCGCTTCAGGTTATATGGGAAGTGGGGCGTCTCAGGAGGGAAGATTCTCGCAATAATAATCCTCAACTATCTAACTTTTTGGCTTGGCTTCTTCGCTCTTTCAGGGATACTATTCATAGTATGGCCCCCGGTTCTTCAGAAGGCCGTAACGGTGCCCTTCGGATCGCTCAAGGTCATCGGAGTAGTCTGTGTCGGTTTGTATGTGCTTTACTTTCTTCTTGTGAATCTCAGG
Coding sequences:
- a CDS encoding lysylphosphatidylglycerol synthase domain-containing protein: MITLNRFVLSFRKLLPFLGIALFSVSVFVLVSELRRYTLSDIFAKVGEIPASRFVLAIFLTFLTYLNLTFYDLIASRRAGAKLKLSSTALASFVGYTFSKNIGFTFLSGTSVRFRLYGKWGVSGGKILAIIILNYLTFWLGFFALSGILFIVWPPVLQKAVTVPFGSLKVIGVVCVGLYVLYFLLVNLRQRPFRIKGRSFTLPGRSFTLVQTGISVLDWLLSAGVLFMLLPAGTGYFEVLGVFLLSQFAGLSSQVPGGLGVFEALTIVILSPAYQADALMATLILYRIVFYIAPFLIALVVFGVNEFLFTGFKKTE